The Streptomyces halobius genomic interval ACGGCACCGAGCGTGATCCGCAGCACCACAATCCGAACGTTAGGCGGGGTGGCAGCCGAGAACTGTAAGCGCGCTCACCGAACAGGCACCTCATGTGCGGGTCCATGAGCGCCAAGGGAGCAGTAACCCTCATTTCCCGCGTGGTCAGAGGTGGTGCCCTGTGAACAGTCGGCGGCGTCCCCACCCCGACCGCCGGCAGGCCCTCAAGGGAGCAGCGGTGATCGTGGGGTCGTAGTGCTGGGTGCGGGCGGTGGCGTCGCCGCATGGCAGGCGTTCTCGGATCGTCCGCCGGGCGCAGGCTCGACGCTGCAGCCCGGTCAGGCGCCGTCGCTGGACGCGCTGGCCGGTGCCGCGGTCTCCGGCGGGCCGGGCGAGGACGGAATCCCCTCCATCGACCGGCCACGATTCGTCCCGGCGATCTCTTCTATCCGCTCACGCTTCTGCTGCTGACCGGCACGCTGGTGTGGGGCGCCTCCCGGATCAGCCGAGAGCCCGGACGGGCGAGACGCGCAGACGACGGAAGGTACGGGAACTTCCCGCAGGTTCCGGGTACGAAGTGATCAATAGCGATCAATATCCCGGGGCAAGCTGACCCATTGGAGGCCCTTTCATGGCGCAGGACACCGACGTCGTGGTGATCGGTATGGGCGTGGGGGGCGAGCACGTAGCCGAACGGCTGGCGGGGGCCGGGCTGGACGTTGTCGGGGTGGAGGCGGAACTGGTCGGCGGAGAGTGCCCGTACTGGGCCTGCATCCCGAGCAAGATGATGATCCGCGCCGGAAACCTGCTCGCCGAAGCCCGGCGCCTGCCCGGCATGGCCGGGCAGGCGCAGGTCGCCCCGGACTTCGCTCCGGTCGCCGCCCGGATCCGCGACGAGGCGACCGACGACTGGAACGACCAGGTGGCCGTCGAGCGGTTCACCGGAAAGGGCGGACGCTTCGTCCGCGGATGCGCGCGGCTGGCCGGGCCCGGCCGGGTCGAGGCCGACGGCCAGGTGTTCATCGCCCGGCGCGGCGTCGTGCTCGCCACCGGCAGCCGCCCGCAGATCCCGCCCGTGTCGGGCCTGGACCAGGTGCCCTACTGGACCAACCGCGATGCGATGGCGGCCAAGGAGCCGCCCGCCTCGCTGCTCGTGCTCGGCGGCGGCGCCGTCGGCCTGGAGCTCGCACAGGTCTTCGCCCGCTTCGGCACTGCGGTGACCGTCATCGAGGCGATGGAGCGGCTGCTGCCCGCCGAGGAGCCGGAGGTCGGCGCGCTGCTCTCGGACGTGCTGGGTGCGGAGGGGATCACTGTACGCACCGGCGCGCGGGTCATCGGCGTGCGCCATGCGGAGGACACCTTCCAGCTCACTTTGGACGGTGGCGAGGAAGTGACGGGGCAGCATCTGCTGGTGGCCACCGGGCGACGCCCCAACCTGGCCGGCCTCGGCCTGGAGAGCGTCGGCCTCGACCCCGACGCCCGCGCCTTGGACGTCGACGGGCAACTGCGGGCCGCGGCCGGCCTGTGGGGCGTCGGCGACCTGACCGGACACGGGTTCTTCACGCATGTGGCGGTGTACCAGGCCGAGATCGCGGTACGCTCCGTCCTCGGTGAGCCGGGCCCGGATGCGGACTACCGCGCCCTGTCCAGGGTCACCTTCACCGACCCCGAGGTCGGCTCCGTCGGTCTGGCCGAACACGCGGCGCGCGAGCGGGGACTCCGGGTGCGGACGGGCACCGCCCAGGTGCCGTCCTCGGCACGCGGCTGGATCCACAAGGCAGGCAATGAGGGCCTGATCAAGCTGGTCGAGGACGCCGAGCGCGGTGTGCTCGTCGGTGCCACCTCCGCCGGGCCCGCGGGCGGCGAAGTCCTCTACGGGCTCGCCGTGGCGGTGCAGGCCCAGGTCCCCGTCGACCGGCTCCGCCACATGATCTACGCCTATCCCACCTTCCACCGGGCCGTGGAGGACGCCCTCGCCGCCCTCCGCCATGGCTGAACGTCACTCCGGTCATCGTCGTCGAACGCGGATCGGTGACGGTCGCTCCGTCGCGCTGGTCGCTGCCGACGGGGCGGTGGACCGGCTCGCGTGGCCGGACCGTATCGGCAGGCGGGCAGGGGTGCCGTATCGGCGGGCGGGCAGGGGCGTGGGTCGCGTCGGCCGGGGTCGGCCTGCTCCACCCGGTGATCGTGGCCACCGCCATGGCCCCTCT includes:
- a CDS encoding dihydrolipoyl dehydrogenase family protein codes for the protein MAQDTDVVVIGMGVGGEHVAERLAGAGLDVVGVEAELVGGECPYWACIPSKMMIRAGNLLAEARRLPGMAGQAQVAPDFAPVAARIRDEATDDWNDQVAVERFTGKGGRFVRGCARLAGPGRVEADGQVFIARRGVVLATGSRPQIPPVSGLDQVPYWTNRDAMAAKEPPASLLVLGGGAVGLELAQVFARFGTAVTVIEAMERLLPAEEPEVGALLSDVLGAEGITVRTGARVIGVRHAEDTFQLTLDGGEEVTGQHLLVATGRRPNLAGLGLESVGLDPDARALDVDGQLRAAAGLWGVGDLTGHGFFTHVAVYQAEIAVRSVLGEPGPDADYRALSRVTFTDPEVGSVGLAEHAARERGLRVRTGTAQVPSSARGWIHKAGNEGLIKLVEDAERGVLVGATSAGPAGGEVLYGLAVAVQAQVPVDRLRHMIYAYPTFHRAVEDALAALRHG